The following are encoded in a window of Salinibacter ruber DSM 13855 genomic DNA:
- the panC gene encoding pantoate--beta-alanine ligase, translating into MELLRTVDAMQAQADAARAEGQTLALVPTLGALHEGHLALVRRALNEADHVTVSVFVNPTQFGPGEDYDDYPRDLEGDRETLEALDVDAMFAPSVEEMYPYADDEALPGPLAWVDVERLDEHLCGAYREGHFRGVTTVVTKLFHACKPDVAVFGRKDAQQYVILQRLVEDLLFDIEIVGVPTVREPDGLAQSSRNEYLDPEEREQATVLYAAVTAAEEAIEGGEQAAEGVVGAMENELAAAPDADVQYAEVVDAHTLQPVDHLVPGQEVLAAVAVFFGETRLIDNTFVQVPPAQA; encoded by the coding sequence ATGGAACTGCTTCGCACCGTTGACGCCATGCAGGCCCAGGCCGACGCGGCCCGGGCCGAGGGACAAACGCTCGCCCTCGTGCCGACCTTGGGGGCCCTGCACGAGGGACACCTGGCGCTCGTGCGCCGGGCCTTGAACGAGGCCGACCATGTGACCGTCTCTGTCTTTGTGAATCCCACTCAGTTTGGGCCGGGCGAAGACTACGACGACTACCCGCGCGATCTGGAGGGCGACCGGGAGACGCTGGAGGCGCTCGACGTGGACGCAATGTTTGCGCCGTCGGTTGAAGAGATGTATCCCTATGCCGACGACGAGGCCCTGCCCGGCCCTCTCGCGTGGGTCGACGTGGAGCGGCTCGACGAGCATCTCTGTGGCGCGTACCGCGAGGGGCACTTTCGGGGGGTCACCACCGTCGTGACTAAGCTCTTCCACGCCTGCAAGCCCGACGTGGCGGTCTTCGGCCGCAAGGACGCCCAGCAGTACGTCATCCTCCAGCGCCTCGTGGAAGACCTGCTCTTCGACATTGAAATTGTGGGCGTGCCGACCGTGCGGGAGCCCGACGGCCTCGCGCAGTCGTCCCGGAACGAGTACCTCGACCCCGAAGAGCGGGAGCAGGCGACGGTGCTGTACGCGGCCGTCACCGCCGCCGAAGAGGCGATCGAAGGGGGGGAACAGGCGGCGGAAGGTGTTGTTGGAGCGATGGAAAATGAACTCGCGGCGGCCCCCGACGCGGATGTGCAGTACGCGGAGGTCGTGGACGCCCACACCCTTCAGCCCGTCGACCACCTCGTGCCCGGGCAGGAGGTGCTGGCCGCCGTAGCGGTTTTCTTTGGCGAGACGCGTCTTATCGACAACACCTTCGTGCAGGTGCCGCCGGCTCAGGCGTAG
- a CDS encoding fumarylacetoacetate hydrolase family protein, translated as MKISLPDRSPPVSVGKLLCIGRNYADHAAEMDRAVPDEPMVFLKPASALVRSGGAVRLPPQSQDVHHEVELVAVVGTEGKNIPRSAALDHVAGYAVGLDMTARDLQAEAKERRHPWSVAKGFDTFAPLGPIQPAEAVDDVQDLTLRLTVNDETRQEASTRHQIFPVRDLVHYCSHIFTLSPGDLLYTGTPSGVGPVQDGDRLHASATGLDPLSVSVGRSG; from the coding sequence ATGAAGATCTCCCTGCCCGACCGTTCCCCGCCGGTATCCGTCGGCAAGCTTCTCTGCATCGGCCGCAACTACGCCGACCACGCCGCCGAGATGGACCGGGCCGTTCCCGACGAGCCGATGGTGTTTCTGAAGCCGGCGTCGGCCCTCGTCCGGTCGGGAGGAGCAGTGCGGTTGCCCCCACAGTCTCAGGACGTCCACCATGAGGTCGAATTGGTGGCAGTTGTGGGGACGGAGGGCAAAAACATCCCCCGGTCCGCGGCGCTCGACCATGTCGCCGGTTATGCCGTGGGGCTCGACATGACGGCGCGTGACCTGCAGGCCGAGGCCAAAGAGCGGCGCCATCCCTGGTCGGTGGCGAAGGGGTTTGACACGTTCGCGCCCCTAGGACCCATCCAGCCCGCGGAGGCCGTGGACGATGTGCAGGACCTGACCCTCCGACTGACGGTGAACGACGAGACGCGTCAGGAGGCCAGTACCCGACACCAGATCTTTCCGGTACGGGACCTCGTCCACTACTGCTCCCACATTTTTACCCTGTCGCCGGGGGACCTGCTATACACCGGCACCCCGTCCGGGGTAGGGCCCGTGCAGGACGGCGATCGGCTGCACGCCTCCGCGACGGGGCTCGACCCCCTGAGCGTGTCGGTCGGGCGGTCCGGATGA
- the rplU gene encoding 50S ribosomal protein L21 produces MYAVVDVKDKQFKVQEGDTLYVPYHSDATAGQELTLDRVLLVSDGDGDVTLGTPTVEDATATARVLEHVKGDKVIVFKKKRRKRYRVKRGHRQQYTQIEIESLNANGPASSDDEEAAETSDAEPDEDPEAEPAEA; encoded by the coding sequence ATGTACGCAGTTGTTGACGTTAAAGACAAACAGTTCAAGGTCCAGGAGGGCGACACCTTGTATGTCCCCTACCATTCGGACGCGACCGCCGGCCAGGAGTTGACCCTGGATCGGGTGCTTCTCGTGTCCGACGGCGATGGGGATGTCACCCTCGGGACGCCAACCGTTGAGGACGCCACCGCCACCGCCCGCGTGCTGGAGCACGTAAAGGGCGATAAGGTCATCGTGTTCAAGAAGAAACGGCGCAAACGGTATCGCGTTAAGCGGGGACACCGACAGCAGTACACCCAGATTGAAATCGAGTCCCTGAACGCAAACGGCCCCGCGTCCTCCGACGACGAAGAGGCTGCCGAAACGTCGGACGCGGAGCCCGATGAGGACCCGGAGGCCGAACCGGCCGAGGCGTAA
- the panD gene encoding aspartate 1-decarboxylase, whose protein sequence is MDLSMLRAKLHRLRVTEADLYYEGSITIDEELLDAAGLLPYEKVQVVNVNNGSRLETYTIPGEAGERTVCLNGPAARLAAPGDEVIVIAYAELTPSEAREHHPRVVHVDENNDVTKTRTLDVAKETDENLAPDGMEDVLIAEGPQS, encoded by the coding sequence ATGGACCTTTCGATGCTCAGGGCAAAGCTCCACCGGCTTCGCGTCACCGAGGCCGACCTGTATTATGAGGGGTCGATTACCATCGACGAGGAGCTGTTGGACGCCGCCGGTCTGCTGCCCTACGAGAAGGTGCAGGTGGTGAACGTGAACAATGGCAGTCGGCTCGAAACCTACACGATTCCGGGGGAGGCGGGGGAGCGCACAGTGTGTCTAAACGGCCCGGCGGCCCGGCTGGCGGCCCCGGGAGACGAAGTCATCGTGATCGCGTACGCCGAACTTACCCCTTCTGAGGCCCGCGAGCATCACCCACGCGTGGTGCACGTCGACGAGAACAACGACGTGACGAAGACACGAACCCTCGACGTCGCGAAGGAAACGGACGAAAACCTCGCGCCGGACGGCATGGAAGACGTCCTCATTGCCGAGGGGCCGCAGTCATGA
- a CDS encoding aminotransferase class V-fold PLP-dependent enzyme yields the protein MSTPPIPSAYRFPDKPDAVEFRSFTHGLQPERVPHMMEQFTEDWRQRGVDAWNEVPNHWRPDADETVGWWTLPTYLGDEFVAPLLGAPPETCILQPSVHWTVQCLLSSPEVAARGTEVVVPETAFPSVLHSVQRWSDLRDLTPHVVAPTGDHRVDRSALLDAIGPDTALVALSHVGFTTGACLPDSFLQSVAERARRHDALFLLDGYHAAATRPIDVTQLGCDLYVGGLLKEASGSAGNTFLYLRDGLELAPRLTGWFGNAAPFEFRTEPSPHPDVRRRFLGGTTPVAPMYHAVEGVRLLLDVGLEAVRDHSLALTDRAIERADALDIPLRSPRAPSERSAMVLLEVSEAERLAAHLKQQHVYTDSRRNEVLRMAPFVWNTREEVDHAFNLIGDALDTGAYRSRSVDAAGPVT from the coding sequence ATGTCGACTCCGCCCATTCCCTCCGCGTACCGCTTCCCGGACAAGCCCGACGCGGTGGAATTTCGGTCCTTTACTCACGGCCTGCAGCCCGAGCGGGTGCCCCACATGATGGAGCAGTTTACGGAGGACTGGCGCCAGCGTGGGGTGGACGCCTGGAACGAGGTCCCCAACCACTGGCGCCCCGACGCGGACGAGACGGTTGGCTGGTGGACCCTGCCGACCTACCTCGGCGACGAATTCGTCGCTCCCCTGCTGGGCGCGCCCCCGGAAACCTGCATTCTGCAGCCGAGCGTGCACTGGACGGTCCAGTGCCTCCTCTCCAGTCCCGAGGTGGCCGCCCGCGGGACCGAAGTGGTCGTTCCCGAGACCGCCTTTCCCTCCGTTCTGCACAGCGTGCAGCGGTGGAGTGACCTCCGCGACCTCACCCCACACGTCGTTGCTCCCACCGGCGACCACCGCGTCGACCGCTCGGCTCTGCTCGACGCCATCGGCCCCGACACCGCCCTCGTGGCCCTCAGCCACGTCGGGTTCACGACCGGGGCCTGCCTCCCGGATTCGTTTCTGCAATCGGTCGCGGAGCGTGCCCGTCGCCACGACGCGCTGTTCCTGCTGGACGGCTACCACGCCGCCGCCACCCGCCCAATCGACGTGACGCAGCTCGGCTGTGACCTCTACGTCGGGGGCCTGCTGAAGGAGGCGTCCGGCTCGGCCGGAAACACGTTTCTGTACCTGCGGGACGGACTGGAGCTTGCCCCGCGGCTCACCGGCTGGTTCGGGAACGCGGCGCCCTTCGAGTTTCGAACCGAGCCGAGCCCACACCCCGACGTGCGCCGTCGGTTTTTGGGCGGGACGACCCCCGTGGCCCCCATGTATCACGCCGTCGAGGGCGTTCGGCTGCTGCTCGACGTGGGGCTGGAGGCCGTCCGTGACCACTCGCTTGCGCTGACCGACCGTGCCATCGAGCGGGCCGACGCCCTCGACATCCCGCTGCGCTCCCCTCGCGCCCCCAGCGAGCGGAGCGCGATGGTGCTTTTGGAAGTGTCGGAGGCCGAGCGCCTCGCGGCCCACCTCAAGCAGCAGCACGTCTACACCGACAGTCGTCGCAACGAGGTTCTCCGCATGGCCCCGTTCGTCTGGAACACACGAGAGGAGGTTGACCATGCCTTCAACCTAATCGGCGACGCCCTCGACACGGGCGCCTACCGCTCCCGCTCCGTAGACGCGGCCGGCCCCGTCACGTAG
- a CDS encoding peptidylprolyl isomerase, producing the protein MGAMNTLRQNTGVILWILVLSFGIIWTLQDSDVFSAMNQTNRNVATVNGNPIQNEDYQRILKRQRQRFQQQMGGDMNPQMESRVRERAYNQVVNQELLQQEMKRLGISVTDSEVEAMVFGENPHPVIRRQFADSTGQINYQLLQNMASNPEARTQWIKLEEFLRRQRRQQKMSSLVQSTIQVSEADIKDYYRRQNSSASAQYVALRYARVSDDSITVTESDLRDYYDNNREAYKREKTVTLQYATTSKEATAEDSSGIAGDLAGLRADFATTENDSLFLLNNASDQDFSSAYRTPDQMNARVADSVYASPEPGRIVGPVFGGGQAHLLKVRDTRPAENDFLHARHILLKTDQADSEVAGRLRAIRDSLEAGAASFAEMARRYSDDGSASDGGDLGWFARGSMVDAFEDAAFGAEPGTLVGPVRSEFGYHLIRVEARASQAVQVADLAYNLSPSRATLSDKESQLGDLAYFAEEEGAFEEEAQRLGLSVQEVQVETDQSSVPGIGQSAALSQFLESASNGTISDVIELSDKFVVAEVTNVTPEGYRSFSEVKSQIRPQVELQKKRAVQTRRMERALAQNTFEALPEALGTELRTQSDLTYSTSTVPGLGQEPQFVGTVFGLDEGETSGVVAGNNAAFIVKTTQKTTPPPLTDQKRKQLRQRLLKQRRQQVSSNWIAALKEDATIKDNRSQLR; encoded by the coding sequence ATGGGCGCGATGAACACGCTCCGGCAGAACACCGGAGTGATTCTCTGGATTCTCGTTCTTTCATTCGGGATTATCTGGACCCTCCAGGACTCCGATGTCTTTTCGGCCATGAACCAGACAAACCGGAACGTGGCCACGGTCAACGGCAATCCGATTCAGAATGAGGATTACCAGCGCATCCTGAAACGTCAGCGCCAGCGGTTTCAACAACAGATGGGCGGCGACATGAACCCCCAGATGGAGAGCCGCGTGCGGGAGCGGGCCTACAACCAGGTCGTCAACCAGGAGCTCCTGCAGCAGGAAATGAAGCGGTTGGGGATTTCGGTGACCGATTCGGAAGTGGAGGCAATGGTGTTCGGCGAGAACCCACACCCCGTCATCCGCCGTCAGTTCGCGGACTCGACCGGGCAAATCAACTATCAGTTGCTGCAAAACATGGCCTCCAACCCCGAGGCCCGCACCCAGTGGATCAAGCTTGAGGAGTTCCTCCGGCGGCAGCGGCGACAGCAGAAAATGAGCTCCCTCGTCCAATCGACGATCCAGGTATCGGAGGCGGACATCAAAGACTACTACCGCCGCCAGAATTCGTCTGCCTCGGCCCAGTACGTCGCCCTTCGCTACGCTCGTGTCTCGGACGACTCGATCACGGTCACCGAGTCGGACCTCCGTGACTACTACGACAACAACCGCGAAGCGTACAAGCGCGAAAAGACGGTCACCCTGCAGTACGCGACGACCTCCAAGGAGGCCACGGCGGAGGACTCCTCCGGGATTGCCGGCGATCTGGCCGGCCTGCGGGCAGACTTCGCCACGACCGAAAACGACTCCCTCTTTCTCCTCAACAACGCGTCGGACCAGGACTTTTCGAGCGCGTACCGCACCCCGGACCAGATGAATGCCCGCGTCGCCGACTCGGTGTACGCGTCCCCCGAGCCCGGACGGATCGTCGGCCCTGTCTTCGGGGGCGGCCAGGCCCACCTCCTCAAGGTTCGGGACACGCGCCCCGCCGAGAACGACTTCCTCCACGCCCGCCACATCCTGTTGAAGACCGACCAGGCAGACTCCGAGGTGGCCGGTCGATTGCGGGCAATTCGGGACAGCCTCGAGGCGGGGGCCGCTTCCTTTGCGGAAATGGCCCGCCGGTACTCCGACGACGGCTCGGCGTCGGACGGGGGCGACCTCGGCTGGTTTGCCCGCGGCAGCATGGTGGACGCCTTTGAGGACGCCGCATTTGGGGCCGAGCCCGGGACGCTCGTCGGCCCCGTCCGGTCCGAATTTGGCTACCACCTCATTCGGGTCGAGGCCCGTGCCTCCCAAGCCGTTCAGGTGGCTGACCTGGCCTACAACTTGAGCCCAAGCCGGGCGACCCTCTCCGACAAGGAGAGCCAGCTGGGCGATCTCGCCTACTTCGCCGAGGAGGAGGGCGCCTTCGAAGAAGAGGCGCAGCGCCTGGGCCTGTCGGTGCAGGAGGTTCAGGTGGAAACCGACCAGTCCTCCGTTCCCGGCATCGGCCAGAGTGCCGCCCTCTCTCAGTTCCTGGAGTCCGCCTCCAACGGCACGATCAGCGACGTCATCGAGCTGAGCGACAAGTTCGTGGTCGCCGAGGTAACGAACGTCACCCCGGAGGGCTACCGCTCGTTCAGCGAGGTCAAGTCGCAGATCCGGCCGCAGGTGGAGCTTCAGAAGAAGCGCGCGGTGCAGACGCGGCGCATGGAACGGGCCCTGGCCCAGAACACCTTCGAGGCCCTGCCGGAGGCCCTCGGCACGGAGCTCCGCACGCAGTCGGACCTCACCTACTCCACCAGCACCGTCCCCGGGCTCGGCCAGGAGCCGCAGTTCGTCGGCACCGTCTTTGGGCTCGACGAGGGCGAAACCTCCGGGGTGGTGGCGGGCAACAACGCGGCCTTCATCGTAAAGACCACCCAGAAAACCACGCCGCCCCCGCTGACGGATCAGAAGCGCAAGCAACTGCGCCAGCGGCTGCTCAAGCAACGCCGCCAGCAGGTGTCGTCCAATTGGATCGCCGCCTTGAAGGAGGACGCCACAATCAAAGACAACCGCAGCCAGCTGCGGTAG
- a CDS encoding M90 family metallopeptidase gives MRIVRRSSILTTGLLALLLGGGGAVVGHEATPVGPALGLLPAIVVLAVGLRRPWRRWRVAQADLVPEHGRWLRDRVPLYQKLDAAGRARFGRDVQFVLDEYSFEGVQGVTVTDALRLSVAAGIATLLHGRPAWELPGSRSVLFYPDRFDETYHGNITARYDGMAHQQGPVILTVAAVRRSWEHPGDGNNVVLHELAHLFDFDNEGADGVPSLVDPGSVPDWQALVREEMRRIRQGRSLLRPYGAEAPSEFFAVAVEHFFEQPAPMARQHGELFRALVSFFRIDPRTGTTGDAAVGAEMQPDPT, from the coding sequence ATGCGCATCGTCCGACGCTCCTCCATACTCACGACGGGGCTTCTGGCCCTGCTCCTCGGCGGTGGAGGGGCGGTGGTCGGGCACGAGGCCACCCCGGTGGGGCCTGCGCTGGGCCTCCTCCCGGCGATCGTGGTGCTGGCGGTGGGGCTCCGTCGTCCCTGGCGGCGCTGGCGGGTGGCCCAGGCGGACCTCGTCCCCGAGCACGGCCGATGGCTTCGCGACCGAGTTCCCCTCTACCAAAAACTGGACGCGGCGGGCCGGGCCCGGTTTGGGCGCGATGTGCAGTTTGTCCTCGACGAGTATTCCTTCGAAGGGGTCCAGGGGGTGACGGTGACCGATGCGCTGCGGCTCAGCGTCGCCGCGGGCATCGCCACGCTGCTGCACGGGCGGCCCGCCTGGGAGCTCCCGGGGAGCCGATCGGTGCTGTTCTACCCGGATCGGTTCGACGAGACCTACCACGGAAACATCACGGCCCGCTACGACGGCATGGCCCATCAGCAGGGCCCCGTCATTCTCACGGTTGCCGCGGTGCGGCGCAGCTGGGAGCACCCGGGCGATGGAAACAACGTGGTCCTTCACGAGCTGGCCCACCTCTTCGACTTTGACAACGAGGGGGCGGACGGGGTGCCCTCCCTCGTCGATCCGGGGTCGGTCCCCGACTGGCAGGCGCTGGTGCGGGAGGAGATGCGACGGATCCGGCAGGGGCGGTCCTTGCTGCGGCCGTACGGGGCGGAGGCCCCCTCGGAGTTCTTTGCCGTGGCGGTGGAGCATTTCTTCGAGCAGCCGGCCCCGATGGCCCGCCAGCACGGCGAGCTCTTCCGCGCCCTGGTCTCGTTCTTTCGCATTGATCCCCGCACTGGCACAACGGGCGACGCGGCGGTGGGGGCGGAGATGCAGCCGGACCCTACGTGA
- the dapF gene encoding diaminopimelate epimerase: MVSFTKMQGTGNDFVVLDNRSAQLSPDELSACAAAWCPRRYGVGADGLLALDAPKTSAADYRMHYVNADGSRATMCGNGARCLFRFARRAGFQNDPLAFDTDAGLYRATTAPENNPSGVRLFVPDITEVRADVALDRSVPQAVRRLCFAHAGTEHLVAVVDDLDAVPVQKWGRRLRRDPSLAPAGANVNFVELGGEDGLRLRTYEKGVEAETPSCGTGVLAAAETAGRLTGADPETTLRVRTPGGKLAVGRAEGGTLYLQGPAVSVFDGRVERPRDER; this comes from the coding sequence ATGGTTTCGTTTACCAAGATGCAGGGGACGGGGAACGACTTTGTCGTCCTCGACAACCGATCCGCTCAGCTCAGTCCGGACGAGCTGTCGGCCTGTGCGGCCGCCTGGTGCCCGCGCCGCTACGGAGTGGGGGCGGACGGGCTTCTGGCCCTCGACGCCCCGAAGACGTCGGCGGCCGACTACCGCATGCACTACGTGAATGCCGACGGATCACGCGCGACCATGTGTGGAAACGGCGCACGATGCCTCTTTCGGTTCGCCCGACGGGCCGGATTTCAGAACGATCCGCTGGCGTTCGACACCGACGCGGGACTGTACCGGGCCACCACGGCGCCGGAAAACAATCCGTCGGGGGTGCGCCTCTTCGTGCCGGACATCACGGAGGTCCGTGCGGACGTGGCGCTTGACCGATCGGTGCCCCAGGCCGTTCGGCGCCTCTGCTTCGCCCACGCGGGCACCGAGCACCTTGTGGCCGTGGTCGACGACCTCGATGCCGTGCCGGTTCAGAAGTGGGGACGCCGTCTTCGTCGCGATCCCAGCCTGGCCCCCGCCGGGGCCAACGTCAACTTCGTGGAGCTAGGAGGCGAGGACGGCCTCCGACTCCGCACCTACGAAAAGGGCGTGGAGGCCGAGACGCCGTCCTGTGGCACCGGGGTGCTGGCCGCGGCGGAGACCGCCGGCCGCCTCACGGGAGCCGATCCCGAGACGACCCTGCGGGTGCGTACGCCGGGCGGTAAGCTCGCCGTGGGCCGGGCCGAAGGGGGAACCTTGTATCTTCAGGGCCCGGCCGTATCGGTGTTTGACGGACGCGTCGAGCGCCCGAGAGACGAGCGGTAG
- a CDS encoding PhoH family protein codes for MPEKQLSIDGADPLLLFGFNDIHLRKIEDAFPDTQITARGSEIHLEGEPEALEKVERVFSEMMTLLERNEHLTEEDVDTVLALFDSNDTSASAPATDPGPRDLILTTPDGEIIKPRSANQERLVQSAAANDVVFAIGPAGTGKTYVAVALAVAALNNHEVDKIVLSRPAVEAGEELGFLPGDFYEKVAPYLRPLYDALGEMMPRDELAESLEQDRVEVVPLAYMRGRTLKSSFVILDEAQNATTSQMKMFLTRLGPHSRAVVTGDITQTDLQDRNASGLIQVQHILKGIDGIEFVYLEREDVARHRLVRDIIAAYEEHDE; via the coding sequence TTGCCCGAAAAACAACTGAGCATTGACGGTGCCGATCCGCTTCTGCTGTTCGGCTTCAACGACATTCACCTCCGAAAGATCGAGGATGCATTCCCGGACACCCAGATCACGGCCCGGGGCTCGGAGATTCACCTCGAAGGCGAGCCGGAGGCGCTGGAAAAGGTCGAGCGGGTCTTCAGCGAGATGATGACCCTTCTCGAGCGCAACGAGCACCTCACCGAGGAGGACGTCGACACGGTTTTGGCCCTGTTCGATTCGAACGACACGAGCGCCTCGGCCCCAGCGACGGATCCCGGCCCGCGCGACCTGATCCTCACCACCCCCGACGGGGAGATCATCAAGCCCCGCTCCGCCAACCAGGAGCGCCTCGTCCAGTCGGCCGCGGCCAACGATGTGGTGTTCGCCATCGGGCCCGCCGGCACCGGGAAGACGTACGTGGCCGTGGCGCTGGCCGTCGCCGCCCTCAACAACCACGAGGTGGACAAGATTGTCCTCTCCCGCCCCGCTGTGGAGGCCGGGGAAGAGCTCGGGTTTTTGCCGGGCGACTTCTACGAAAAGGTGGCGCCGTACCTCCGCCCTCTCTACGACGCCCTCGGGGAGATGATGCCCCGCGACGAGCTGGCCGAGTCCCTGGAGCAGGACCGGGTGGAGGTGGTCCCCCTCGCCTACATGCGGGGCCGGACGCTCAAGTCCTCGTTCGTCATTCTCGACGAGGCACAGAATGCCACCACGAGTCAGATGAAGATGTTTCTGACCCGGCTTGGCCCCCACAGCCGGGCCGTCGTGACGGGCGACATTACGCAGACCGACCTGCAAGACCGAAACGCCAGCGGCCTGATTCAGGTGCAGCACATCCTCAAGGGCATCGACGGGATTGAGTTCGTGTACCTGGAGCGCGAGGACGTGGCCCGCCACCGCCTGGTGCGCGACATCATCGCCGCCTATGAGGAGCACGACGAGTGA
- a CDS encoding pyridoxamine 5'-phosphate oxidase family protein, whose product MSIPRYTDLDTVHDHVWDALETAAEDPGHPYRQLTFGTVHEETPDLRTVVLRTADAGARALQFHSDRRSRKVAALRENDRIAWHAWDTESLEQIRLYGTATVHVDDDVAAALWESQSPGSLSVYPRPTAPGTPIDEPDDKLDPAVKSDPITDDDVAGGRQYFVAIRTVIDRVEWLHLHPDGHYRARFEYASDEGEATWVVP is encoded by the coding sequence ATGTCCATCCCCCGATACACCGACCTCGACACCGTTCACGACCACGTCTGGGACGCCCTCGAGACCGCCGCCGAGGACCCGGGGCACCCGTACCGCCAGCTTACGTTCGGCACGGTCCACGAAGAGACGCCGGACCTCCGCACGGTGGTGCTCCGCACGGCGGACGCCGGTGCGCGTGCGCTCCAGTTCCATTCGGACCGCCGGTCGCGAAAGGTGGCGGCCCTCCGCGAGAACGACCGTATCGCGTGGCACGCATGGGACACGGAGTCCCTGGAGCAGATTCGCCTCTACGGGACGGCCACCGTTCACGTGGACGACGACGTGGCGGCGGCCTTGTGGGAGTCGCAGTCTCCCGGGTCCCTGTCGGTGTATCCGCGCCCCACGGCGCCAGGTACGCCCATCGACGAGCCGGACGACAAGCTCGACCCGGCAGTGAAGAGCGACCCGATCACCGACGACGACGTGGCAGGCGGCCGGCAGTACTTTGTCGCCATCCGAACGGTGATTGATCGCGTGGAGTGGCTGCACCTCCATCCGGACGGTCACTACCGCGCCCGATTCGAGTACGCGTCGGACGAGGGGGAGGCGACCTGGGTCGTGCCCTAG
- a CDS encoding 3-hydroxyacyl-CoA dehydrogenase family protein, whose protein sequence is MSVHTTAVVGAGTMGNGIAHVFALHGYDATLIDLDESLLDDARSTIEGNLSRQVDNDVITPADKAAALDRLAFTSNTPEGVASADLVVEAVPEAQEVKSEVFGTLDAHAPADAILASNTSSISITWIADQTERPDQVIGMHFFNPVPVMTLVEVVRGQRTSDDTFETVAGVADDLEKNPVEVEDYPGFVSNRILMPMINEAVFCVMEGVAEPEDIDTVMELGMNHPMGPLTLADFIGLDVCLHILEVLHDELGDDKYRPCPLLRRKVTAGQLGRKTGEGFFNYE, encoded by the coding sequence ATGTCCGTGCATACCACCGCGGTCGTGGGGGCCGGCACGATGGGCAACGGCATTGCCCACGTCTTCGCCCTTCACGGCTACGACGCCACCCTCATTGACCTCGACGAGTCGCTCCTCGACGACGCCCGGTCGACGATCGAGGGGAATCTATCGCGCCAGGTCGACAACGACGTGATCACGCCGGCGGACAAGGCCGCGGCCCTCGACCGCCTCGCCTTCACGTCCAACACCCCGGAGGGCGTAGCGTCCGCCGATCTGGTCGTCGAGGCCGTGCCGGAGGCGCAAGAGGTCAAGTCGGAGGTCTTCGGGACACTGGACGCGCACGCCCCTGCCGACGCGATTCTTGCCTCCAACACGTCGTCGATCTCGATCACCTGGATTGCCGACCAGACCGAGCGGCCCGACCAGGTCATCGGGATGCACTTCTTCAACCCCGTGCCGGTTATGACGCTCGTGGAGGTGGTGCGGGGACAGCGCACGAGCGACGATACATTCGAGACGGTAGCCGGCGTTGCGGACGACCTTGAGAAGAACCCCGTGGAGGTGGAGGACTACCCGGGCTTCGTGTCGAACCGCATCCTCATGCCCATGATCAACGAAGCCGTCTTTTGCGTCATGGAGGGCGTGGCCGAGCCCGAAGACATCGATACTGTCATGGAGCTGGGGATGAACCACCCGATGGGCCCCCTCACGCTGGCGGACTTTATCGGGCTGGACGTGTGCCTGCACATCCTGGAGGTGCTCCACGACGAGCTCGGGGACGACAAGTACCGCCCGTGTCCGCTCCTCCGCCGCAAGGTGACGGCCGGTCAGTTGGGTCGGAAGACCGGGGAGGGATTTTTCAACTATGAGTGA
- the rpmA gene encoding 50S ribosomal protein L27, translating to MAHKKAMGSTENTRDSNPSYLGVKSYGGEHVHAGSIIVRQRGTKFHPGHNVGRGSDDTLFAKDHGVVKFARSGGDRKYVHVVPEEA from the coding sequence ATGGCACACAAAAAAGCCATGGGGTCAACGGAAAACACCCGTGACTCCAATCCCAGCTATCTTGGCGTAAAGTCGTACGGTGGCGAGCACGTGCACGCGGGCAGCATCATCGTCCGCCAGCGCGGCACCAAGTTCCACCCCGGCCACAATGTGGGCCGCGGCAGCGACGATACGCTTTTCGCGAAGGACCACGGCGTCGTCAAGTTCGCCCGGAGTGGCGGCGACCGCAAGTACGTTCACGTGGTTCCGGAGGAGGCGTAG